In Priestia megaterium NBRC 15308 = ATCC 14581, the following proteins share a genomic window:
- a CDS encoding YcxB family protein: protein MEYHYTLTKDDYVAFNMHHAQYSERVQKVLRVQRWMSLIFLLIPLLVSWVEGEFLLSMFVAFALLAVLWFLFYPKYFYGSIKKNIVKVINEGDNSSLTGKHTMMVTEDGLVEKSSKGEVKTPWSSITQIRETDEHIFILVSAMSGYVIPTSTFADAKVLQQFKETLNAARDEKTG from the coding sequence ATGGAATATCACTATACGTTAACTAAAGATGATTACGTAGCTTTTAACATGCATCACGCTCAATATTCGGAAAGAGTACAAAAAGTGCTGAGAGTTCAGCGATGGATGTCGCTTATTTTTCTTCTTATTCCTTTGCTTGTTTCGTGGGTTGAAGGAGAATTTTTACTTAGCATGTTCGTAGCGTTTGCACTGCTTGCGGTGCTGTGGTTTCTATTTTATCCGAAGTACTTTTACGGAAGTATTAAAAAGAACATTGTAAAGGTAATAAATGAAGGAGATAACAGCAGTCTGACGGGTAAGCATACTATGATGGTTACGGAAGATGGCTTGGTAGAGAAAAGCTCAAAAGGAGAAGTGAAGACTCCTTGGTCAAGCATCACTCAAATTAGAGAAACCGATGAACATATCTTTATTCTTGTTAGCGCAATGAGCGGATACGTTATTCCTACAAGCACATTTGCAGATGCAAAAGTGCTACAGCAGTTTAAAGAAACGCTGAATGCTGCAAGAGACGAAAAAACAGGCTGA
- a CDS encoding YwqG family protein — protein MNPLSKLELPPKLEPYRKEIEKTCKPYIHINTVMNSPKLYESKFGGNPYLPLEANHPLDSQGKPMLLMAQINFSEVPSYENMPIQGMLQFFICGANNESTGDMYGLDFDHPTAQKDFRVVFYEDVTTDKKKLTTDFTYLEDIDRDMFPIPQEVGLQFEIKIEPVSPTDYRYNDIESDLFEDEETEEIYWDELTGEYHKMGGYAFFTQSDPRDYDEALRAYDVLLLQFAMDDEADIMFGDAGVANFFIKEKDLRNRNFRDVLYNWDCC, from the coding sequence ATGAATCCTCTATCAAAATTAGAACTGCCTCCTAAGCTAGAACCTTACCGAAAAGAAATCGAAAAAACATGTAAGCCTTACATCCACATCAATACGGTTATGAACAGTCCAAAATTATATGAAAGCAAGTTTGGAGGCAACCCTTACCTTCCTCTAGAAGCAAATCATCCTCTTGATTCTCAAGGTAAGCCGATGCTCCTGATGGCACAAATCAATTTTTCTGAAGTACCTTCCTATGAAAATATGCCCATTCAAGGCATGCTTCAATTTTTCATTTGCGGAGCTAATAACGAAAGCACGGGCGATATGTACGGTCTTGATTTTGACCATCCTACGGCTCAAAAAGACTTTCGCGTCGTTTTTTATGAAGACGTAACCACAGATAAAAAAAAGCTAACAACCGATTTTACGTATCTTGAAGACATTGACCGGGATATGTTCCCTATTCCTCAAGAAGTAGGCTTACAGTTTGAAATAAAAATCGAACCCGTTTCCCCCACTGACTATCGATATAATGATATAGAATCAGATTTATTTGAAGATGAAGAAACTGAAGAAATCTACTGGGATGAGCTTACGGGCGAGTATCATAAAATGGGCGGATACGCTTTTTTCACTCAAAGCGATCCTCGAGACTACGATGAAGCGCTGCGAGCATACGATGTTCTGCTTCTTCAATTCGCCATGGACGACGAAGCCGATATTATGTTTGGTGATGCGGGTGTGGCCAATTTCTTTATTAAAGAAAAAGACCTTCGCAACCGTAACTTTAGAGATGTTTTATACAACTGGGACTGCTGTTAA
- a CDS encoding amino acid permease — protein sequence MANKELKRGLESRHIQMIALGGTIGVGLFMGSASTIKWTGPSVLLAYAICGVFIFFIMRAMGEMLYLEPSTGSFATFGHKYIHPLAGYITAWSNWFQWVIVGMAEIIAVGAYMQYWFPHLPAWVPGIVAMVILGGANLISVKSFGEFEFWFAMIKIVTIVLMIIAGLGLIFFGLGNGGEALGLSNLWANGGFFTGGWSGFFFALSLVIAAYQGVELIGITAGEAKDPKKTLTSAIQSLIWRILIFYIGAIFVIVTVYPWNELDSLGSPFVSTFAKVGITAAAGIINFVVITAAMSGCNSGIFSAGRMLYTLGVNGQAPAFFTKVSRNGVPIYSTVAVMIGLAAGVVLNYIAPPNVFVYVYSASVLPGMIPWFVILISQIRFRKAKGAAMDQHPFKMPFAPVTNYVTIAFLLMVLVGMWFNDETRISLIVGIIFLAIVVLSYYVLGIGKRTEVRSSERRKLVK from the coding sequence TTGGCAAACAAAGAGTTAAAACGAGGGCTTGAATCTCGTCATATCCAAATGATTGCTCTTGGAGGAACGATTGGGGTAGGGTTATTCATGGGTTCAGCAAGCACCATTAAATGGACGGGGCCATCCGTCCTGCTTGCGTATGCTATTTGCGGCGTTTTTATTTTCTTTATTATGCGTGCAATGGGGGAAATGCTTTACTTAGAGCCAAGTACGGGTTCATTTGCGACATTCGGTCATAAATATATTCATCCGTTAGCTGGTTATATCACGGCTTGGAGCAACTGGTTTCAATGGGTGATTGTGGGCATGGCAGAGATTATTGCAGTCGGAGCTTATATGCAGTACTGGTTCCCGCATTTACCGGCGTGGGTTCCGGGAATTGTCGCCATGGTCATTCTTGGTGGGGCCAATTTAATTTCGGTGAAATCGTTTGGAGAGTTTGAATTTTGGTTTGCAATGATTAAAATTGTTACGATTGTTCTCATGATTATTGCCGGTCTTGGCCTTATTTTCTTCGGTCTTGGAAACGGCGGCGAAGCGCTTGGCCTGTCGAATTTGTGGGCAAACGGCGGTTTCTTTACAGGCGGATGGTCAGGCTTTTTCTTTGCCTTGTCGCTTGTTATTGCTGCTTATCAAGGAGTAGAGCTTATTGGAATTACAGCAGGAGAAGCAAAAGATCCTAAAAAAACGTTAACAAGTGCAATTCAAAGCTTAATTTGGCGTATTTTAATTTTTTATATCGGCGCCATCTTTGTGATTGTAACGGTGTATCCGTGGAACGAGCTGGATTCACTCGGCAGTCCGTTTGTTTCTACGTTTGCTAAAGTAGGAATTACAGCAGCGGCGGGCATTATTAACTTTGTTGTCATCACAGCGGCAATGTCTGGGTGCAACAGCGGAATTTTCAGTGCGGGACGTATGCTTTACACGCTAGGTGTAAACGGTCAGGCTCCGGCCTTTTTTACAAAGGTTTCTCGAAACGGTGTGCCTATTTATAGTACCGTTGCGGTGATGATCGGCTTAGCGGCGGGCGTTGTCTTAAATTATATTGCACCGCCAAACGTTTTCGTGTACGTGTACAGTGCGAGCGTGCTTCCAGGGATGATTCCGTGGTTTGTAATTCTTATCAGTCAAATTCGTTTTCGAAAAGCAAAAGGAGCGGCGATGGACCAACATCCGTTTAAAATGCCTTTTGCTCCTGTGACGAACTACGTAACCATCGCGTTTTTACTTATGGTGCTTGTAGGCATGTGGTTTAATGATGAAACGCGCATATCGCTGATTGTAGGCATTATCTTTTTAGCTATTGTTGTGCTGAGCTACTATGTATTAGGTATCGGTAAGCGTACGGAAGTACGGTCTTCCGAAAGACGTAAGCTAGTGAAATAA
- a CDS encoding VOC family protein yields MTFTLTHIDHIQLAAPPNSESEARHFFGTVLGLTEVEKPESLKKRGGVWFEFGSYQLHIGVEPAFSPAKKAHPGFHVKNLPAFKDHLASFGISFIEDKNITGVERIYVDDPFGNRMEFLEKVNLPFSN; encoded by the coding sequence ATGACTTTTACACTGACGCATATTGATCATATTCAGCTAGCTGCACCACCGAATTCAGAAAGCGAAGCACGACACTTTTTCGGAACCGTTCTTGGATTAACAGAAGTCGAAAAACCCGAAAGTCTAAAAAAGCGCGGCGGCGTGTGGTTTGAATTTGGTTCTTATCAGCTGCATATTGGTGTTGAACCTGCCTTTTCACCCGCAAAAAAAGCGCATCCAGGCTTTCATGTCAAAAACCTCCCTGCGTTCAAAGATCATCTGGCTAGCTTCGGTATTTCTTTTATAGAAGACAAAAACATTACCGGTGTCGAAAGAATTTACGTGGATGATCCTTTTGGCAACCGAATGGAGTTCTTAGAGAAAGTGAACCTCCCTTTTTCTAACTGA
- the spoIIP gene encoding stage II sporulation protein P: MKNKFTEKPKKLFWILSYKSLIIAILFVLLTSAAIFTVTYSTLQHTLRSNVVYQALSNYKAQSLFYFMHTENHHFSHAFEEDFSPPPLSSVALQLATNIRVADTRSLFGSELPGFSIFDSHILLAGEGTDYTTIPHESAPPLESISGERDLDPAESKTYEESKKQSQVQAKQSTGDRKVVYIYHTHSWESYFPLLGMQGEANENKAVDNKTNITLVGQMLGMELKADGIGSEVDTTNMTQKLNEKGWGTGRAYMMSRSVVETALQQNKDVDYLIDIHRDSLRQEKTTAAINGKSYAKMMIVLGEANPKFDENVKMAKAIHEKLEEKYPGLSRGVLSKKKTSGNNGLYNQDLSDRSILIEVGGVDNNMEELTNTVKAFSDVFSEYYWQAEKVNAQ, from the coding sequence ATGAAAAACAAGTTTACTGAAAAGCCTAAAAAGCTTTTTTGGATCCTTTCTTATAAATCATTAATTATCGCTATACTATTTGTTCTTTTAACATCAGCCGCTATTTTTACCGTCACGTATTCAACTCTTCAGCATACGCTGCGCTCAAACGTTGTCTATCAAGCACTATCAAATTATAAAGCCCAAAGCTTGTTCTACTTCATGCATACGGAAAACCATCATTTCTCTCATGCCTTTGAAGAAGACTTCTCCCCGCCTCCTCTCTCTTCTGTCGCCCTGCAGCTGGCGACGAATATTCGCGTGGCAGATACAAGAAGTCTATTTGGATCAGAACTGCCCGGCTTTTCTATTTTTGATTCTCATATTCTATTAGCCGGTGAAGGAACGGATTATACCACGATTCCCCATGAATCGGCTCCTCCGCTCGAAAGCATTTCAGGCGAGCGTGATTTGGATCCTGCTGAAAGCAAAACGTACGAAGAAAGCAAAAAACAGTCTCAAGTACAGGCCAAGCAAAGTACGGGAGACAGAAAAGTTGTGTACATCTACCACACGCACAGCTGGGAATCTTATTTCCCTTTACTTGGTATGCAAGGTGAAGCGAATGAAAATAAAGCCGTTGATAACAAAACCAACATTACGCTCGTTGGTCAAATGCTAGGAATGGAATTAAAAGCAGACGGAATCGGTTCGGAAGTAGATACAACTAATATGACGCAAAAGCTGAATGAAAAAGGCTGGGGTACAGGACGAGCCTATATGATGTCTCGCAGCGTCGTGGAAACGGCTCTTCAGCAAAACAAAGACGTCGATTATTTAATCGATATTCATCGTGATTCACTGCGCCAAGAAAAAACAACGGCCGCTATCAACGGCAAATCGTACGCTAAAATGATGATTGTATTAGGTGAAGCGAATCCGAAATTTGATGAAAACGTGAAAATGGCCAAAGCGATCCATGAAAAACTAGAGGAAAAATATCCAGGTCTTAGCCGCGGAGTATTAAGCAAAAAGAAAACAAGCGGCAATAACGGGCTATATAATCAAGATTTATCCGACCGCTCCATTTTAATTGAAGTAGGGGGCGTCGATAACAATATGGAAGAACTCACAAATACCGTCAAAGCTTTTTCTGATGTGTTCAGCGAGTATTACTGGCAAGCTGAAAAAGTGAATGCGCAGTAA
- a CDS encoding proline dehydrogenase family protein, whose protein sequence is MLAEVSKNVFLHASQNKALNKAAKKWGLRFGAAQVVAGDTIEHAIKKVRELNEKGLVCTLDHLGEFVSSKEEAIEATQYNVRTLEAMGQAGVTCNLSVKMTQLGLDIDRSFCVENMRRILETAKKYDNFVRIDMEDYAHCQMTLDILRELRKTFDNVGTVIQAYLFRAEQDVKELKGIPLRLVKGAYQESPTVAFQDKAQIDENYMRIIEEHLLSGTYTAIASHDHNIIAKVKEFAHKNNIPRTQFEFQMLYGFRTDMQLSLAKEGYTMRVYVPFGNDWFGYFMRRLAERPQNVAFALKGFFSK, encoded by the coding sequence ATGTTAGCAGAGGTATCTAAAAATGTGTTTCTTCACGCTTCCCAAAATAAAGCGCTAAACAAAGCGGCGAAAAAATGGGGTCTTCGCTTTGGTGCAGCTCAAGTGGTAGCTGGTGACACGATTGAACATGCGATCAAAAAAGTACGGGAACTGAATGAAAAAGGACTTGTTTGTACGCTTGATCATTTAGGGGAATTTGTTTCAAGCAAAGAAGAGGCTATCGAAGCGACTCAATATAATGTCAGAACGCTGGAAGCTATGGGGCAAGCCGGTGTAACGTGCAACTTATCTGTCAAAATGACGCAGCTCGGTTTAGATATTGACCGCAGTTTTTGCGTTGAGAACATGCGCCGCATTCTTGAAACAGCGAAAAAATACGATAACTTCGTCCGAATCGACATGGAAGACTACGCTCACTGTCAAATGACGCTGGATATTTTACGAGAGCTTCGCAAGACGTTTGATAATGTTGGAACGGTTATTCAAGCTTACCTGTTCCGCGCTGAACAAGACGTAAAAGAGCTAAAAGGCATTCCTCTTCGATTGGTAAAAGGCGCGTATCAAGAATCACCAACCGTGGCGTTTCAAGACAAAGCCCAAATTGACGAAAACTATATGCGAATTATTGAAGAACATTTGCTCAGCGGAACATACACGGCTATTGCATCTCACGACCACAATATTATTGCAAAAGTAAAAGAGTTCGCTCACAAAAACAACATCCCGCGCACGCAGTTTGAATTTCAAATGCTGTACGGATTCCGCACAGACATGCAGCTTAGCCTTGCAAAAGAAGGCTATACAATGCGCGTATACGTTCCATTTGGCAACGACTGGTTTGGCTACTTTATGCGCCGCTTAGCGGAAAGACCGCAAAACGTCGCATTTGCTTTAAAAGGATTCTTTTCTAAATAA
- a CDS encoding DUF3934 family protein has protein sequence MRMSKAKGKGGTGRGTGKKGWNRWQASAKKKKNAKPYKSKGTKNADKPEGN, from the coding sequence ATACGTATGAGTAAAGCAAAAGGTAAAGGCGGCACGGGGCGAGGCACCGGTAAAAAAGGGTGGAACCGCTGGCAGGCGAGTGCAAAAAAGAAGAAAAATGCAAAGCCTTATAAAAGCAAGGGAACAAAAAATGCTGATAAGCCGGAAGGCAACTAA
- a CDS encoding cold-shock protein — MTEGTVKWFNAEKGFGFIEIEGGEDVFVHFSAIQGDGFKSLDEGQKVTFDIEQGQRGAQAANVVKA; from the coding sequence ATGACTGAAGGTACAGTAAAATGGTTTAATGCAGAAAAAGGTTTCGGTTTCATCGAAATTGAAGGCGGAGAAGATGTATTCGTACATTTCAGCGCAATTCAAGGCGACGGATTCAAATCTTTAGACGAAGGTCAAAAAGTGACTTTCGACATCGAGCAAGGTCAACGCGGTGCACAAGCTGCTAACGTTGTAAAAGCATAA
- the sigH gene encoding RNA polymerase sporulation sigma factor SigH has protein sequence MLEDHVLVEMVHSGDEKSLEYLINKYQNLVRGKARKYFLIGAEKEDIVQEGMIGLYKAIRDFNEDKLTSFKGFAELCITRQIITAIKTATRQKHGPLNSYISLDKPLYDEESNYTLMDMIPGDQIANPEAVLIHQEKVEDRELKIAETLSELERKALTLYMDGHSYAEISKELNTHVKSIDNALQRIKRKLGRDVESRQAIS, from the coding sequence ATGTTAGAAGATCATGTTTTGGTTGAAATGGTTCACAGCGGAGATGAAAAATCATTGGAGTATTTAATCAACAAGTATCAAAATCTTGTGAGGGGTAAAGCAAGAAAATACTTTTTGATTGGTGCTGAAAAAGAAGATATTGTTCAAGAAGGAATGATTGGACTGTACAAAGCAATTCGCGACTTTAATGAAGATAAGCTAACATCTTTTAAAGGGTTTGCGGAGTTATGTATCACAAGACAAATCATTACGGCAATTAAAACGGCTACTCGTCAAAAGCACGGTCCGTTAAATTCGTACATTTCATTGGACAAGCCTCTGTATGATGAAGAATCAAATTATACGCTGATGGATATGATTCCTGGCGATCAAATTGCTAATCCGGAAGCGGTGCTGATTCATCAAGAAAAAGTGGAAGACCGCGAGTTGAAAATTGCGGAAACACTTAGTGAATTGGAAAGAAAAGCATTGACGCTGTATATGGACGGCCATTCATACGCTGAAATTTCGAAAGAATTAAATACACACGTCAAGTCAATTGACAACGCGCTGCAGCGTATCAAAAGAAAGTTAGGTCGAGACGTAGAAAGCAGACAAGCTATTTCATAA
- a CDS encoding amino acid permease gives MSHQPPELKKELKIRHITMISLGGIIGAGLFIGSGSLINAAGPGSIFSYAFAGLLVILVMRMLGEMSTANPSSGSFATYAREALGPWAGYTIGWLYWFFWVIVIAVEAIAGSTIIQYWFPSLPSWGVSLILTFLLTLTNLYSVKSFGEFEYWFSLIKVVSLVLFLLLGGAIILGLIPGVESPGASNLLHRGGFLPNGISSVFLGVAIVMFSFMGTEIVATAAGESAQPERAITIATNTVIYRILIFYLGSILILVTILPWDSSSLMKSPFVSILELVNVPAAAQIMNFIVLTAVLSCLNSGLYTSSRMLYSMAQKGDAPRMFLKVNKKGIPFNAIVGCTVISYISVGFNYLSPDKIFLFLVNASGGVALLVYLVIAFSQLRMRKKYEKEKPEALKIRMWLFPYLTYGTIAAITSIFIAMAFIDSLRTQFYLTLLIAVFVVCSYFFTKKKKDDSSLSGQGNKRIS, from the coding sequence ATGAGTCATCAACCGCCTGAGTTAAAAAAAGAATTAAAAATTCGACACATAACCATGATTTCTTTAGGAGGAATCATTGGTGCCGGTTTGTTCATTGGAAGTGGATCGCTCATTAACGCAGCGGGTCCTGGTTCCATTTTTTCGTACGCGTTTGCCGGTTTGCTGGTGATTTTAGTTATGCGAATGCTGGGGGAAATGTCTACGGCTAATCCTTCAAGCGGCTCGTTCGCCACATATGCCAGAGAAGCGCTTGGGCCGTGGGCCGGCTACACAATCGGCTGGCTGTACTGGTTTTTCTGGGTAATTGTTATTGCAGTTGAAGCGATTGCGGGTTCAACGATTATTCAATATTGGTTTCCGTCTTTACCGTCTTGGGGCGTGAGCCTGATCCTGACGTTTTTACTAACGTTAACGAACTTATACTCTGTTAAATCATTTGGTGAATTTGAATACTGGTTTTCGCTTATTAAAGTAGTTAGTTTAGTGCTGTTTTTACTTTTAGGAGGAGCGATCATCCTCGGTTTAATACCGGGAGTAGAGTCTCCGGGAGCATCAAATCTTCTTCATAGAGGAGGATTTCTTCCAAATGGAATCAGCTCCGTCTTTTTAGGAGTGGCGATTGTCATGTTTTCTTTTATGGGGACAGAAATTGTCGCAACAGCCGCTGGAGAATCGGCTCAGCCTGAGCGAGCGATCACCATCGCAACAAATACCGTTATTTATCGTATTTTAATTTTTTATCTTGGGTCCATTTTAATCTTAGTGACTATTCTTCCGTGGGATTCTTCAAGCTTGATGAAAAGTCCGTTTGTTTCGATATTAGAGCTGGTAAACGTTCCGGCAGCGGCTCAAATTATGAACTTTATCGTACTGACTGCTGTTTTGTCTTGCTTAAATTCAGGTCTATACACGAGTTCTCGTATGCTTTACTCAATGGCGCAAAAAGGAGACGCGCCGCGCATGTTTTTGAAAGTGAATAAAAAAGGCATTCCGTTTAATGCCATTGTAGGATGTACCGTGATTTCTTACATCAGCGTTGGTTTTAACTATCTTTCACCTGATAAAATCTTTTTATTTTTAGTAAACGCATCGGGAGGCGTAGCGCTTCTTGTGTACCTTGTTATTGCTTTTTCACAGCTTCGCATGAGAAAGAAATACGAAAAAGAAAAGCCGGAAGCATTAAAAATCAGAATGTGGCTGTTTCCTTATTTAACGTATGGAACGATTGCGGCGATCACAAGTATCTTTATTGCGATGGCATTTATTGATTCCCTTCGCACTCAGTTTTATCTCACGCTGCTGATTGCTGTATTTGTGGTATGTTCGTACTTCTTTACGAAAAAGAAAAAAGATGATAGTTCCCTATCAGGACAGGGGAATAAAAGAATTTCTTAA
- the pruA gene encoding L-glutamate gamma-semialdehyde dehydrogenase — MNTMNINEIKQYKHEPFTDFTIAQNKDAFESALELVQSELGKNYPLVIGGELITTEDQIQSINPANKTEVIGRVSKADQDLAEKAMQAALSTFNTWKKEAPEARADILFRAADIIRRRKHEFSAYLVKEAGKPWKEADADTAEAIDFLEYYARQMVQLKDGAPVESRDGEENKFNYIPLGVGVIISPFNFPLAIMAGTAAAAIVAGNTVLLKPANNTPVIAAKFVEVMKEAGLPDGVLNYVPGSGSEIGDYLVDHPKTRFVSFTGSREVGCRIYERAAKVQPGQIWLKRVIAEMGGKDTVVVDKDADLDLAASSIVYSAFGFSGQKCSAGSRAVVHQDVYDIVLEKAVELTKTLTMGSPEDVNTYMGPVIDQASFNKITKYIEIGKEEGRLMTGGEADDSKGYFIQPTIIADVDEKARLMQEEIFGPVVAFCKARDFDHMMEIANNTDYGLTGALLSNTPEHIERAKEEFHVGNLYFNRGCTGAIVGYQPFGGFNMSGTDSKAGGPDYLILHLQAKTTSTTL, encoded by the coding sequence ATGAACACAATGAATATCAACGAAATCAAACAATACAAACACGAGCCTTTTACAGACTTTACGATTGCACAAAACAAAGATGCATTTGAATCTGCATTAGAACTTGTACAATCAGAGCTTGGCAAGAACTATCCTCTTGTAATTGGCGGAGAATTAATTACAACAGAAGATCAAATTCAGTCCATTAACCCAGCAAATAAAACAGAAGTTATCGGCCGCGTGTCAAAAGCAGATCAAGACTTGGCTGAAAAAGCAATGCAAGCAGCACTTTCTACCTTTAATACGTGGAAAAAAGAAGCGCCGGAAGCACGAGCAGATATTCTTTTCCGCGCAGCGGACATTATTCGCCGCCGCAAGCATGAATTTTCAGCTTACCTTGTGAAAGAAGCCGGAAAACCGTGGAAAGAAGCAGATGCTGATACAGCAGAAGCAATTGACTTCCTTGAATACTACGCTCGCCAAATGGTGCAGCTAAAAGACGGTGCGCCTGTGGAGAGCCGCGACGGTGAAGAAAATAAATTTAACTACATTCCGCTTGGTGTCGGCGTTATTATTTCACCTTTTAACTTCCCGTTAGCAATCATGGCTGGAACAGCAGCAGCAGCAATCGTAGCAGGAAATACGGTTCTATTAAAACCTGCTAACAACACACCGGTTATCGCAGCAAAATTTGTAGAAGTAATGAAAGAAGCTGGCCTTCCAGACGGCGTACTGAACTACGTGCCGGGAAGCGGAAGCGAAATTGGCGACTATTTAGTAGATCACCCAAAAACACGCTTCGTTTCATTTACAGGTTCGCGTGAAGTAGGCTGCCGCATCTATGAACGCGCGGCAAAAGTACAGCCTGGTCAAATCTGGCTAAAACGCGTTATTGCTGAAATGGGCGGTAAAGATACGGTCGTTGTAGATAAAGATGCTGATTTAGATTTAGCTGCTTCTTCTATTGTGTATTCAGCATTTGGCTTCTCTGGACAAAAGTGTTCAGCAGGCTCTCGTGCAGTTGTTCACCAAGACGTATACGATATCGTTCTTGAAAAAGCAGTTGAGCTGACAAAAACATTAACAATGGGAAGTCCTGAAGATGTGAACACGTATATGGGACCTGTTATTGACCAGGCTTCTTTCAACAAAATTACAAAGTACATTGAAATCGGTAAAGAAGAAGGCCGTTTAATGACGGGCGGAGAAGCAGATGATTCAAAAGGCTACTTCATTCAGCCTACGATTATTGCAGATGTAGATGAAAAAGCACGTTTAATGCAAGAAGAAATCTTCGGCCCAGTCGTAGCATTCTGCAAAGCGCGCGACTTCGATCATATGATGGAAATTGCTAATAATACAGACTACGGTTTAACAGGTGCCCTTCTTTCAAATACGCCTGAGCACATCGAACGGGCAAAAGAAGAGTTCCACGTCGGAAACCTTTACTTCAACCGCGGTTGTACAGGTGCCATCGTTGGGTACCAGCCGTTTGGCGGATTTAACATGTCAGGAACAGATTCAAAAGCTGGCGGTCCTGATTACTTGATTCTGCACCTGCAAGCAAAAACAACAAGCACGACGCTTTAA
- a CDS encoding histidine phosphatase family protein, which translates to MKTLLLVRHCEAEGQEAKASLTEQGIQQAQQLIGYLNKLSYPIDKIISSPYKRAVQTIEPYAKDTGLPLHIDTRLEERRLSGQPLFNWIEVLKRTFDDIDFKVDGGESTKEATVRALELFKEVMNEKQKTTLFVTHGNMMTLILRYFDPKFGFNEWSRLTNPDIYQIDLEKKNVSITRLWNEQKTN; encoded by the coding sequence ATGAAAACTTTGTTATTAGTTAGGCATTGTGAAGCAGAAGGGCAAGAAGCAAAAGCATCATTGACGGAACAAGGCATACAGCAGGCCCAGCAGTTAATAGGTTATTTGAACAAGCTGAGTTATCCCATTGATAAAATTATTTCAAGTCCGTACAAACGAGCCGTTCAAACAATTGAACCTTATGCAAAAGATACTGGTCTCCCTCTTCATATAGATACAAGGCTAGAAGAAAGGCGTTTAAGCGGACAGCCTCTTTTCAACTGGATAGAAGTATTGAAAAGAACTTTTGATGACATAGACTTCAAGGTAGACGGAGGAGAATCGACGAAAGAAGCCACGGTACGTGCTTTAGAGCTGTTTAAAGAAGTAATGAATGAAAAACAGAAAACGACTCTGTTTGTTACGCACGGCAATATGATGACGTTAATCCTCAGATATTTTGATCCGAAGTTTGGGTTTAATGAATGGTCGCGTTTAACAAATCCAGATATATATCAAATCGATCTCGAAAAGAAGAACGTTTCCATCACAAGGCTTTGGAATGAGCAGAAAACAAATTGA
- a CDS encoding YjcZ family sporulation protein, producing MSGNAGYGHGSGFALLVVLFILLVIIGCSCYGGGFGW from the coding sequence ATGTCTGGAAACGCTGGATATGGTCATGGATCTGGTTTTGCTTTATTAGTTGTATTATTTATTTTATTAGTGATCATCGGCTGCAGCTGCTACGGCGGAGGCTTTGGCTGGTAA
- a CDS encoding MarR family winged helix-turn-helix transcriptional regulator, with product MNNLVFHELHQKSRLSIKEVNEVLKAYGLYSSQYSILFCLKRFGSMTQTEIWQYLNVEAPTVTRTLTRLEKSGWIVRKAGSDKRERIVYLSPQAKKKLPEIQQEIERLEENLLIALSDSEQDQLISLLKKICKSTEKGEMNDKPAGANLD from the coding sequence GTGAATAACTTGGTGTTTCATGAGCTTCATCAAAAGTCGAGATTGTCTATTAAAGAAGTAAATGAAGTGTTAAAAGCGTACGGGCTATACAGCTCACAGTATTCAATTTTATTTTGTTTAAAGCGATTCGGCTCGATGACGCAAACGGAGATTTGGCAGTATTTAAATGTCGAAGCGCCAACGGTTACCCGCACGTTAACAAGGCTTGAAAAAAGCGGATGGATCGTTCGAAAAGCAGGCAGTGATAAACGAGAGCGCATCGTTTATTTATCTCCTCAAGCGAAGAAAAAGCTTCCGGAAATTCAGCAAGAAATTGAACGTTTAGAAGAAAATTTGCTGATTGCTTTATCCGACAGCGAACAAGATCAGCTTATCTCGTTATTAAAGAAAATTTGTAAATCTACAGAAAAGGGTGAAATGAATGACAAACCAGCAGGAGCCAATCTGGACTAA